One Felis catus isolate Fca126 chromosome D2, F.catus_Fca126_mat1.0, whole genome shotgun sequence DNA window includes the following coding sequences:
- the CPXM2 gene encoding inactive carboxypeptidase-like protein X2 isoform X4, with the protein MNGARLGARLVTKDTKKVETQPQPKGLAFCLSVESCSKGSECGPPLMVLDSSDGEGEEQLKSDWVTSYKVMVSNDSHTWVTVKNGSGDMIFEGNSEKEIPVLNELPVPMVARYIRINPRSWFDNGSICMRMEILGCPLPDPNNYYHRRNEMTTTDDLDFKHHNYKEMRQLMKVVNEMCPNITRIYNIGKSHQGLKLYAVEISDHPGEHEVGEPEFHYMAGAHGNEVLGRELMLLLLQFLCQEYLAGNPRIVHLVEETRIHILPSLNPDGYEKAYEGGSELGGWSLGRWTHDGIDINNNFPDLNTLLWEAEDRQNLPRKVPNHYIAIPEWFLSENATVAVETRAVIAWMEKIPFVLGGNLQGGELVVAYPYDMVRSLWKTQEHSPTPDDHVFRWLAYSYASTHRLMTDARRRVCHTEDFQKEDGTVNGASWHTVAGSLNDFSYLHTNCFELSIYVGCDKYPHESELPEEWENNRESLIVFMEQVHRGIKGMVRDAHGKGIPNAIISVEGVNHDIRTASDGDYWRLLNPGEYVVTAKAEGFTSSTKNCMVGYDMGATRCDFTLSKTNLARIREIMEKFGKQPVSLPARRLKLRGRKRRQRGGRANT; encoded by the exons gaGCGACTGGGTGACCTCCTACAAGGTCATGGTGAGCAATGACAGCCATACGTGGGTCACTGTTAAGAATGGATCGGGAGACATG ATATTTGAAGGAAACAGTGAAAAAGAGATCCCTGTTCTCAACGAGCTGCCTGTCCCCATGGTGGCCCGCTACATCCGCATAAATCCACGGTCCTGGTTCGACAACGGGAGCATCTGTATGAGGATGGAGATCCTGGGCTGTCCCCTGCCAG ATCCAAATAACTATTATCACCGACGGAATGAGATGACCACCACCGACGACCTGGATTTCAAACACCACAACTACAAGGAAATGCGCCAG TTGATGAAGGTCGTGAACGAAATGTGCCCCAACATCACCAGAATTTACAACATTGGCAAGAGCCACCAGGGCCTGAAGCTGTATGCCGTGGAGATCTCCGACCACCCTGGGGAGCACGAAGTCG GCGAGCCAGAGTTCCACTACATGGCGGGCGCCCACGGCAACGAGGTGCTGGGCCGCGAGCTGATGCTCTTGCTGCTGCAGTTCCTGTGTCAGGAGTACTTGGCCGGGAACCCCCGCATCGTCCACCTGGTGGAGGAGACCCGGATccacatcctcccctccctcaaccccGATGGCTACGAGAAGGCCTACGAAGGG GGCTCGGAGCTGGGCGGCTGGTCCCTGGGGCGCTGGACCCACGATGGCATCGACATCAACAACAACTTTCCTGACCTAAACACGCTGCTCTGGGAGGCAGAGGACCGACAGAATCTCCCGAGGAAAGTTCCCAATCACTACATTGCGATCCCTGAGTGGTTTCTGTCTGAAAATGCCACG GTGGCGGTGGAGACCAGGGCCGTCATAGCCTGGATGGAGAAGATCCCCTTCGTGCTGGGTGGGAACCTGCAGGGCGGCGAGCTGGTGGTGGCATACCCCTACGACATGGTGCGGTCCCTGTGGAAGACGCAGGAGCACAGCCCCACGCCCGACGACCACGTGTTCCGCTGGCTGGCCTACTCCTACGCCTCCACGCACCGCCTCATGACCGACGCCAGGAGGAGGGTGTGCCACACGGAAGACTTCCAGAAAGAGGACGGGACCGTCAACGGGGCCTCCTGGCACACCGTTGCCGGAA GTCTCAATGACTTCAGCTACCTTCACACAAACTGCTTCGAGCTGTCCATCTACGTGGGCTGTGACAAGTATCCGCACGAAAGCGAGCTGCCCGAGGAGTGGGAGAACAATCGGGAATCCTTAATCGTGTTCATGGAGCAG GTCCATCGTGGCATCAAAGGCATGGTGAGGGACGCCCACGGAAAAGGAATTCCCAACGCCATCATCTCCGTGGAAGGTGTTAACCACGACATCCGAACAG CCAGCGATGGGGACTACTGGCGCCTCCTGAACCCCGGGGAGTACGTGGTCACGGCCAAGGCGGAAGGGTTCACCTCGTCCACCAAGAACTGCATGGTCGGCTACGACATGGGGGCCACACGGTGTGACTTCACTCTCAGCAAAACCAACCTGGCCAGGATCAGGGAGATCATGGAAAAGTTTGGGAAGCAGCCCGTCAGCCTGCCAGCCAGGCGGCTGAAACTGCGCGGGCGGAAGAGACGGCAGCGCGGGGGACGTGCCAACACTTGA
- the CPXM2 gene encoding inactive carboxypeptidase-like protein X2 isoform X5, whose amino-acid sequence MSGMRWTRAQERSDWVTSYKVMVSNDSHTWVTVKNGSGDMIFEGNSEKEIPVLNELPVPMVARYIRINPRSWFDNGSICMRMEILGCPLPDPNNYYHRRNEMTTTDDLDFKHHNYKEMRQLMKVVNEMCPNITRIYNIGKSHQGLKLYAVEISDHPGEHEVGEPEFHYMAGAHGNEVLGRELMLLLLQFLCQEYLAGNPRIVHLVEETRIHILPSLNPDGYEKAYEGGSELGGWSLGRWTHDGIDINNNFPDLNTLLWEAEDRQNLPRKVPNHYIAIPEWFLSENATVAVETRAVIAWMEKIPFVLGGNLQGGELVVAYPYDMVRSLWKTQEHSPTPDDHVFRWLAYSYASTHRLMTDARRRVCHTEDFQKEDGTVNGASWHTVAGSLNDFSYLHTNCFELSIYVGCDKYPHESELPEEWENNRESLIVFMEQVHRGIKGMVRDAHGKGIPNAIISVEGVNHDIRTASDGDYWRLLNPGEYVVTAKAEGFTSSTKNCMVGYDMGATRCDFTLSKTNLARIREIMEKFGKQPVSLPARRLKLRGRKRRQRGGRANT is encoded by the exons gaGCGACTGGGTGACCTCCTACAAGGTCATGGTGAGCAATGACAGCCATACGTGGGTCACTGTTAAGAATGGATCGGGAGACATG ATATTTGAAGGAAACAGTGAAAAAGAGATCCCTGTTCTCAACGAGCTGCCTGTCCCCATGGTGGCCCGCTACATCCGCATAAATCCACGGTCCTGGTTCGACAACGGGAGCATCTGTATGAGGATGGAGATCCTGGGCTGTCCCCTGCCAG ATCCAAATAACTATTATCACCGACGGAATGAGATGACCACCACCGACGACCTGGATTTCAAACACCACAACTACAAGGAAATGCGCCAG TTGATGAAGGTCGTGAACGAAATGTGCCCCAACATCACCAGAATTTACAACATTGGCAAGAGCCACCAGGGCCTGAAGCTGTATGCCGTGGAGATCTCCGACCACCCTGGGGAGCACGAAGTCG GCGAGCCAGAGTTCCACTACATGGCGGGCGCCCACGGCAACGAGGTGCTGGGCCGCGAGCTGATGCTCTTGCTGCTGCAGTTCCTGTGTCAGGAGTACTTGGCCGGGAACCCCCGCATCGTCCACCTGGTGGAGGAGACCCGGATccacatcctcccctccctcaaccccGATGGCTACGAGAAGGCCTACGAAGGG GGCTCGGAGCTGGGCGGCTGGTCCCTGGGGCGCTGGACCCACGATGGCATCGACATCAACAACAACTTTCCTGACCTAAACACGCTGCTCTGGGAGGCAGAGGACCGACAGAATCTCCCGAGGAAAGTTCCCAATCACTACATTGCGATCCCTGAGTGGTTTCTGTCTGAAAATGCCACG GTGGCGGTGGAGACCAGGGCCGTCATAGCCTGGATGGAGAAGATCCCCTTCGTGCTGGGTGGGAACCTGCAGGGCGGCGAGCTGGTGGTGGCATACCCCTACGACATGGTGCGGTCCCTGTGGAAGACGCAGGAGCACAGCCCCACGCCCGACGACCACGTGTTCCGCTGGCTGGCCTACTCCTACGCCTCCACGCACCGCCTCATGACCGACGCCAGGAGGAGGGTGTGCCACACGGAAGACTTCCAGAAAGAGGACGGGACCGTCAACGGGGCCTCCTGGCACACCGTTGCCGGAA GTCTCAATGACTTCAGCTACCTTCACACAAACTGCTTCGAGCTGTCCATCTACGTGGGCTGTGACAAGTATCCGCACGAAAGCGAGCTGCCCGAGGAGTGGGAGAACAATCGGGAATCCTTAATCGTGTTCATGGAGCAG GTCCATCGTGGCATCAAAGGCATGGTGAGGGACGCCCACGGAAAAGGAATTCCCAACGCCATCATCTCCGTGGAAGGTGTTAACCACGACATCCGAACAG CCAGCGATGGGGACTACTGGCGCCTCCTGAACCCCGGGGAGTACGTGGTCACGGCCAAGGCGGAAGGGTTCACCTCGTCCACCAAGAACTGCATGGTCGGCTACGACATGGGGGCCACACGGTGTGACTTCACTCTCAGCAAAACCAACCTGGCCAGGATCAGGGAGATCATGGAAAAGTTTGGGAAGCAGCCCGTCAGCCTGCCAGCCAGGCGGCTGAAACTGCGCGGGCGGAAGAGACGGCAGCGCGGGGGACGTGCCAACACTTGA